In the genome of Candidatus Pristimantibacillus lignocellulolyticus, the window CATGTAAATCGGTTAGGCATACGCATCTGCTGTATGCGTAAATAATTTTGAATATGACGCAATTCATCCCTTAGCAGCACGAGTGAATGGTTACTTTGAAACATATATCGGAAATATTGCACCAGACACATCGTCATTTCCTGAATGAGATCATGCTGCTTAACTTGTGCCAGATTGTATATGATGTTAAGTGAATTCATGAAAAAGTGCGGATTAATCTGCAGCTGTAGATGCTTAAGCTCAGCCCGATGCTTACTCAATTGTTCTTCATAAACTGAAATCTTTAAATCCTCGATTTGTTTAATCATCTGATTAAAGGTGCGGTTAACTAGTTGAAATTCGTCTGGAACAGCTGATGAATCCTCAATTTGCGGATATAGATCACCCTTCCCGACCGCACGCATCGCTACCATCATCCTATGAAGCGGTAGCATAAGCACTTTGCGCAGAAACCATGTACTTAAAAGTAGCATTAAAATCGCCATAGCAATGACAAACTTAGCTGCATTTGCGAGATAGGGAAGATTTTCGAGAATCTGCTTGTCAGGGAAAACTACCGCCATGCTGAAATCCCCTTTTCGAGATGTTTCACCGACGATTAGATAATCGTTATCCTTTCCAGATAGATAATAATTTTGGAATCCTCTTGTGAAATCAAGTCCTTTTTCCGCTAATAATGTCGTACCGCTAAGTATCTCCCCTTCGCTATTCACGATAAGAACTCCCCCTGCTTCATTAGTGTGCATTACGCGCAGAGGAGCAAGTATCGTATCGGCTTTCACCCACGCACCGATGTAAATATCACCATTTCTAAACCATCGTGAGATATAATTGATACCATTGATATTAATTACACTCCATTCCATATTCGCGCCTTGGGATTGCTCGTTCATCTCTATGATCCGATTCTTCATCACTTCCTGGAAATTCGTCAATTGACTGTAACCCATTGAACGATTATAGGCGTTCACCATCTCATTTCTTGAAAGCGAATACACAAAAAAGCCTTCAATATAAGGATATATGATTAAATCTGAATCTAATCTACGCGAGATACCACTCTTAGCCATCACATAGTCGTCTTCTGTCTCATATACCTCCATATTGTGTAAATTGGAATCGAGCATCGCCAATCCCACCATATGGCGTTCCACTTCTGACAACTGATCATCTATTTGTTTCATATGAATAGAGATCAAGTTTTTATTCGACATGGCTACTTGGTTATGGATCACTTTCACACTGTAATTATTGTTGTAAAGCAATAGAGCAATCAACGGTATTGTGATGCTCAAAAGGCCAAGCACCAGCTTGACCCTTATTGAGCGCCATGGAATATCCATCATATGTCTAAACATGCTGTTCCCCCCTCAATGGATATGCTTCATGTATTCTATTATTAATATCTTAATCGCTTAACCACTCTTAATCTATCATTTTCCTAAATAATCGATATATGTTCATCGTAATTTTCGTCACTTTTAATATTTCCCTTTCAACCATGTGATGGCCATGTTAAACCATTGTCCTACTTCAGGGTGAATTTGACTTGGTTCCGTTGCTGTTGTCTCGTCACACATCGATAAGCCGTGACCGCCCTTTTCAAAAATATGCAGTTCATAAGGAATCTGATTTGCAGCTAGCGCCGTCGCCAAATGAAGAGAATGTGCGGAAGCAATCAACTCATCCTCGGCTGTATGCCATATAAACGTGGGTGGCATCTTCTCCGACACGTGGTTAATCGGATTGCGTTCGTTCAATTGTTCATTAGTCGGTTCCGCCGTACCGAATACCGCTCGGTTCATCAGACCCAAAAACCCACGTTGACGTACATCTGTTACTTGCGCAAATTGCTTCTTCATATATATGAAATCTAGCATCGGATAACCGAGAATAAGTGCATTAGGCTTCAAATACTCACTATCGGTTGCAAGCTTCTCTTGAAGATACGCTTCATGCCAATGCGCACCAAGCGAAGCTGCCAAATGTCCCCCAGCCGAGAAACCCGCTACTGCAATCTGATTCGGATCAACAAACCATTCCGCTGCATGATCTCTAATTGTCTTGATCGCTTGAGCAACATCCAATAGTGGTTGCGGAAATTGAGTGGCTGATGGGTCAGGTAGGTTGAAAGGATTGATAGGTTCCTTAATCGGATAAACAGAGTAATGTAAGACAAAGGCCTGATAACCTTTGCTAGCAAAACGAAGTGCAACCGGCTCTGCCTCGCGATCTGAAGTAAATAAATACCCACCGCCAGGACAGATAAGAACTGCAGGTCTTATCTTATTTGTATGGAACTCATTGGAATTATGAAGTATATAGCTTGTGAGCGTAACTTGCGAGTGGTCTTCCCATAATTGGGTTATAAACGTTTGCATTAGCAGACACTCCCTTATTATCAAATATAATTAAGCTCATCTTAGCCAATGTAAAATTGTTCTGCTACTCTTCATCCGACTTGAGACAAACATTTTTCCGACATGTTCGTTATCTTGAGCCGTGATAGTGTATATATAAGTAAAATAGCAAAAAATCAAGACACTCTACGGGATTTGAAGGTAGAGTGTCTTGATTTTTTTTCCGATTAATCATTTCATTCAATAACTAATTTCACGCTATCTACCCTTACGTATTACAGTACTCGCATTGAGAATTTACGCCATTCTTGATAGAAGTCTATATTTAGCTTGTACATACGATTTAGTCGCTCTAACTCTGGTAATACATCCTCATTGTATAGATCCAAGGTCGTTAGACGTAACTTAATTTCTTCAATCTCAGATTGGATAACCTGTATTTTCTGTTCTGTATTTGTCTTAAATTGTTCTGTAAGCTGTAAAGCTGCTGCATTTAAGTTAGATCGCTCTTGTTCAAACATATTACGAATATTTTGAACTAATAAACCATGCTTCACATGGAATAGGTCTGCTTTTTGCAAAATGAGCATAACCACATTAGTAGCTACAATCGTAAGGATTAACTGAAGTGGCTCCATTAACCAATTGGGCAAGCCAAATTGCTTTTCTGCATATTCCATAATCACTTCAATAATAATCGTTGTAAACGTAGCAGATAATATTTTCGTAATTGCATCTGCTTTTTGAGCTTTAGAAGCTGTTTTATCTCTAAGTGTCTTTACGCAAGTTACTAACGACATAACTACACTTTTGACCATTTTCATAATTCTTTGCACAGTAGCTTTCACAAGACTAATTAATATATCAAAAAAGG includes:
- a CDS encoding alpha/beta hydrolase; translated protein: MQTFITQLWEDHSQVTLTSYILHNSNEFHTNKIRPAVLICPGGGYLFTSDREAEPVALRFASKGYQAFVLHYSVYPIKEPINPFNLPDPSATQFPQPLLDVAQAIKTIRDHAAEWFVDPNQIAVAGFSAGGHLAASLGAHWHEAYLQEKLATDSEYLKPNALILGYPMLDFIYMKKQFAQVTDVRQRGFLGLMNRAVFGTAEPTNEQLNERNPINHVSEKMPPTFIWHTAEDELIASAHSLHLATALAANQIPYELHIFEKGGHGLSMCDETTATEPSQIHPEVGQWFNMAITWLKGKY
- a CDS encoding histidine kinase, yielding MFRHMMDIPWRSIRVKLVLGLLSITIPLIALLLYNNNYSVKVIHNQVAMSNKNLISIHMKQIDDQLSEVERHMVGLAMLDSNLHNMEVYETEDDYVMAKSGISRRLDSDLIIYPYIEGFFVYSLSRNEMVNAYNRSMGYSQLTNFQEVMKNRIIEMNEQSQGANMEWSVININGINYISRWFRNGDIYIGAWVKADTILAPLRVMHTNEAGGVLIVNSEGEILSGTTLLAEKGLDFTRGFQNYYLSGKDNDYLIVGETSRKGDFSMAVVFPDKQILENLPYLANAAKFVIAMAILMLLLSTWFLRKVLMLPLHRMMVAMRAVGKGDLYPQIEDSSAVPDEFQLVNRTFNQMIKQIEDLKISVYEEQLSKHRAELKHLQLQINPHFFMNSLNIIYNLAQVKQHDLIQEMTMCLVQYFRYMFQSNHSLVLLRDELRHIQNYLRIQQMRMPNRFTCEIHVPNYLEETLIPPLILQTFVENTIKHAITMDGMTAMTVEATLDMLEEEPMVRILTRDTGKGFPERVLETIHSGKQLVDEKGAHIGLWNARERLRLQFGDRAWMELYNDDPQGAIVELVIPLKAYLDNKEGTRDATSINRG